In Salana multivorans, a single genomic region encodes these proteins:
- a CDS encoding ClpP family protease: protein MSGSYTIPNVLSRDPRGDRIMDVYSHLLTERIIYLGTAIDAGVANTVIAQLLHLESASPDTEIQVYINSDGGDPSAMLAIYDTIRYVRSDVATTCVGQAVGVGAVLLASGTAGRRSALPHARVVLHQPSSSGRRGTIPDLILQADEAVRIRAELELVLARHTGQDVERLRADTDHDRVFTAAEAVSYGLLDHVIEQR from the coding sequence AGCTACACGATCCCCAACGTCCTGTCCCGCGACCCGCGCGGCGACCGGATCATGGACGTCTACTCCCACCTGCTGACCGAGCGGATCATCTACCTCGGCACGGCGATCGACGCGGGTGTCGCGAACACCGTCATCGCGCAGCTGCTCCACCTGGAGTCCGCGAGCCCCGACACCGAGATCCAGGTCTACATCAACTCCGACGGCGGCGATCCCAGCGCGATGCTGGCGATCTACGACACCATTCGGTACGTCCGCTCCGACGTCGCGACCACGTGCGTCGGCCAGGCGGTCGGCGTCGGCGCCGTGCTCCTGGCCTCGGGAACGGCCGGCCGGAGATCGGCCCTCCCGCACGCGCGCGTCGTCCTGCACCAGCCGAGCAGCTCCGGCCGCCGCGGGACGATCCCCGACCTCATCCTCCAGGCCGACGAGGCCGTGCGGATCCGCGCCGAGCTCGAGCTGGTCCTCGCCCGGCACACCGGTCAGGACGTGGAGCGGCTCCGGGCGGACACCGACCACGACCGGGTCTTCACCGCGGCCGAGGCGGTGTCGTACGGACTGCTCGACCACGTCATCGAGCAGCGGTGA
- a CDS encoding helix-turn-helix domain-containing protein has protein sequence MAGAPHESTAPSTTTAAPRRDPRPLPLWRHLLGEELRRRRRERGETLGDTAASAGISPQYLSEIERGVKDPSSEMIDAVAGALGLSLGDLAGSVATTLREEDRRRDAARLTATHPDTTYTTRLRARTQQAPSSSPGAFLLAA, from the coding sequence ATGGCCGGAGCACCGCACGAGTCGACCGCCCCCAGCACGACGACCGCCGCACCGCGACGCGACCCGCGCCCCCTGCCGCTGTGGCGTCACCTGCTCGGTGAGGAGCTCCGGCGACGGCGACGGGAGCGCGGCGAGACCCTCGGCGACACGGCCGCCAGCGCCGGCATCTCACCGCAGTACCTGTCGGAGATCGAGCGCGGGGTCAAGGACCCGTCCTCCGAGATGATCGACGCGGTCGCGGGCGCCCTCGGCCTCTCGCTCGGCGACCTGGCCGGCTCGGTCGCGACGACCCTGCGCGAGGAGGACCGGCGACGCGACGCGGCCCGGCTCACTGCGACGCACCCCGACACGACGTACACGACGCGGCTGCGCGCCCGGACGCAGCAGGCGCCGTCGTCCTCCCCCGGCGCGTTCCTCCTCGCGGCCTAG
- a CDS encoding MBL fold metallo-hydrolase: MEIERVVIPAAGDPGFTNNVWIVGDPRGSGGECVVIDASHDADAIAEAVGDRTVVAIVLTHGHGDHVGAAPRLRDLTGAPVLLHPADRFLWDVAHPDATPDGDLTDGRDLTVIAVSDGVVEVRHTPGHTPGACVAVVWPDLTDDSAEHDVVDVNPPLAVLSGDTLFEGGPGATRWDYSSFPTIIASIRDRILTLPPATPVHPGHGPSTSVGREAADVEEWIARGW, translated from the coding sequence ATGGAGATCGAGCGCGTCGTCATCCCCGCCGCCGGTGACCCCGGCTTCACGAACAACGTCTGGATCGTCGGCGACCCGCGTGGCTCGGGCGGCGAGTGCGTCGTGATCGATGCCTCCCACGACGCCGACGCGATCGCCGAGGCCGTCGGGGACCGGACCGTCGTGGCGATCGTGCTCACCCACGGGCACGGCGACCACGTCGGTGCGGCGCCCCGGTTGCGCGACCTGACCGGCGCGCCCGTGCTGCTGCATCCCGCCGACCGCTTCCTCTGGGACGTCGCGCACCCGGACGCGACGCCCGACGGCGACCTCACCGACGGCCGCGACCTCACCGTCATCGCGGTCTCCGACGGCGTGGTCGAGGTGCGCCACACTCCCGGCCACACGCCGGGCGCGTGCGTCGCCGTCGTGTGGCCCGACCTGACGGACGACAGCGCGGAGCACGACGTCGTCGACGTCAACCCGCCGCTCGCCGTGCTGAGCGGCGACACCCTGTTCGAGGGCGGGCCGGGGGCGACGCGCTGGGACTACTCGAGCTTCCCCACGATCATCGCCTCGATCCGCGACCGCATCCTCACGCTGCCGCCCGCGACGCCCGTCCACCCCGGGCACGGCCCGAGCACGAGCGTCGGTCGCGAGGCCGCCGACGTCGAGGAGTGGATCGCCCGCGGCTGGTGA
- a CDS encoding CotH kinase family protein → MTPSPASPFRFPVRGRIGARAAATVTAAALVLGGCAVGQQTGQTEAASASSAAAATAGTVWDASSVHTIEVEIDPDVLAGLLATYEDSSAKDWASATVTIDGQTFENVGIKLKGNSSLQGVTAESDPTSLPWRIRLDKYVDGQSLDGYTDFAVRPNGSESSFNEAVALDLLADAGLATEKAVATAFSVNGDDAVLRLTVQNLDEAWVADEFPDAGEDSVLYKIESTASWSYLGDDADYSESFEVKAGPDDYAPLAELLDLLANGSEEELAERLPELVDLDSFATYLALEELMGNFDTIDGPGNNGYLFWDSETRMFTVVAWDHDRAFGVQLGGGGAGGAGGFPGGAPGGAADGADGTDGAAGGPDGAAGGRPGGMEPPGGMQLPDGAELPDGVQPPEGFEPPTGVDGEAPGTGFGGTAPGGGMGGGSALATAMESSEEWSALIEEKKAELTTSLLDSGVLAASVEAWFAAVAPSGLVAEETLRSEADAIIAYEDGRGSSEASGMAGGGRQQDGQRPGDVPSPGGADGSGTDESAGTSDVTSSAVGAA, encoded by the coding sequence ATGACGCCTTCCCCCGCCTCACCCTTCCGGTTCCCCGTGCGCGGCAGGATCGGTGCCCGCGCCGCTGCCACCGTGACCGCCGCCGCGCTCGTCCTCGGCGGCTGCGCGGTCGGCCAGCAGACGGGCCAGACGGAAGCCGCCTCCGCGTCGTCCGCCGCCGCCGCGACCGCTGGCACGGTCTGGGACGCGAGCTCCGTGCACACGATCGAGGTCGAGATCGACCCCGACGTGCTCGCCGGGCTGCTCGCGACGTACGAGGACTCCTCGGCCAAGGACTGGGCGAGCGCCACCGTGACGATCGACGGGCAGACGTTCGAGAACGTCGGCATCAAGCTCAAGGGCAACTCCTCGCTCCAGGGCGTGACGGCCGAGTCCGACCCGACGTCGCTGCCGTGGCGGATCCGGCTCGACAAGTACGTCGACGGGCAGAGTCTCGACGGCTACACCGACTTCGCCGTGCGACCGAACGGCTCGGAGTCCTCCTTCAACGAGGCGGTCGCGCTCGACCTGCTGGCCGATGCCGGGCTCGCGACGGAGAAGGCGGTGGCGACGGCGTTCTCGGTCAACGGCGACGACGCGGTCCTGCGCCTCACGGTCCAGAACCTCGACGAGGCGTGGGTGGCGGACGAGTTCCCCGACGCCGGGGAGGACTCGGTGCTCTACAAGATCGAGTCGACGGCGAGCTGGTCCTACCTGGGCGACGACGCGGACTACTCGGAGTCGTTCGAGGTCAAGGCCGGGCCCGACGACTATGCGCCGCTGGCCGAGCTGCTCGACCTCCTGGCGAACGGCTCGGAGGAGGAGCTGGCCGAGCGGCTGCCCGAGCTGGTGGACCTCGACTCGTTCGCGACCTATCTCGCCCTCGAGGAGCTGATGGGCAACTTCGACACGATCGACGGACCGGGGAACAACGGCTACCTGTTCTGGGACTCGGAGACGCGGATGTTCACGGTGGTCGCCTGGGACCACGACCGCGCGTTCGGCGTCCAGCTCGGGGGCGGAGGCGCGGGGGGTGCCGGTGGCTTCCCCGGCGGCGCGCCCGGCGGAGCCGCCGACGGCGCCGACGGGACGGACGGGGCCGCCGGCGGGCCCGACGGCGCCGCGGGTGGACGACCGGGCGGGATGGAGCCGCCGGGCGGCATGCAGCTTCCCGACGGCGCCGAGCTTCCCGACGGGGTCCAGCCGCCCGAGGGTTTCGAGCCTCCGACCGGGGTCGACGGCGAGGCGCCCGGGACGGGCTTCGGCGGCACGGCACCGGGTGGCGGCATGGGCGGTGGCAGCGCACTCGCGACCGCGATGGAGAGCAGCGAGGAGTGGTCGGCGCTCATCGAGGAGAAGAAGGCCGAGCTGACGACCTCGCTCCTCGACTCCGGCGTGCTCGCCGCCTCGGTCGAGGCCTGGTTCGCGGCCGTGGCGCCGTCGGGCCTCGTCGCCGAGGAGACGCTGCGGTCCGAGGCCGACGCGATCATCGCCTACGAGGACGGACGCGGCAGCTCCGAGGCCTCGGGCATGGCCGGCGGTGGTCGTCAGCAGGACGGTCAGCGTCCCGGCGACGTGCCGAGCCCGGGCGGAGCCGACGGCTCGGGCACCGACGAGTCCGCTGGGACGAGCGACGTGACGTCGTCGGCCGTCGGCGCCGCCTGA
- a CDS encoding Hsp20/alpha crystallin family protein, which translates to MARTYDPFRELDRLMGQMLTAERASTQMPMDLYRSGDHYVLAMDLPGADPGSIDVNVEDRTLTIRAQRTTPETGDVQWLAKERPSGTYARQLTVGRGLALDQISASYSDGVLTLTIPVAQEAKPRRIEVQHGAPTTVLAAATDAENAGAVAGESRPVEVAAG; encoded by the coding sequence ATGGCACGCACGTACGACCCGTTCCGTGAGCTCGACCGACTCATGGGCCAGATGCTCACCGCCGAGCGCGCGAGCACCCAGATGCCGATGGACCTGTACCGGTCCGGTGACCACTACGTCCTGGCGATGGACCTGCCCGGGGCCGACCCCGGCAGCATCGACGTCAACGTCGAGGACCGCACCCTGACGATCCGCGCTCAGCGGACGACCCCCGAGACCGGCGACGTCCAGTGGCTGGCCAAGGAGCGCCCGTCGGGCACGTACGCCCGCCAGCTCACCGTCGGTCGCGGCCTCGCCCTCGACCAGATCAGCGCCTCCTACAGCGACGGCGTCCTCACGCTCACCATCCCGGTGGCGCAGGAGGCCAAGCCGCGCCGGATCGAGGTCCAGCACGGCGCCCCGACGACCGTGCTCGCCGCGGCGACGGACGCGGAGAACGCCGGAGCCGTCGCCGGCGAGAGCCGGCCCGTCGAGGTCGCCGCCGGCTGA
- a CDS encoding uracil-xanthine permease family protein: MSQQTTPPWGTRPGIFSWNLYGDGRHIAGGQVVGPHQRLSWPRTIGIGMQHVVAMFGATFLVPLITGLPPATTLFFSGIGTFLFLLITRGRVPSYLGSSFAFIAPIAAANEQGGMAVALGGVVVAGVLLALVGLLVNWIGHSWIDRVMPPILTGTIVMLIGFNLAPAAWNNVQVAPVTAIVTILAVILATVLFKGILGRLSILLGVLVGYACALVRGEVSFDLVREAGWVGLPHFQTPQFSVAVLGLFVPVVLVLIAENIGHLKSVAAMTGEDLDPMTGRALFADGLATTLAGAGGGSGTTTYAENIGVMAATRVYSTAAYLVAAITAFLLSLSPKFGALIATIPGGVLGGAGTVLYGMIGILGARIWVQNKVDFADPVNLTTAAVALIVGIANFTWGWGALTFEGIALGSFGALAIYHAMRWIARWRGTHQEPASPASVPADEAV, translated from the coding sequence ATGTCGCAGCAGACAACGCCCCCGTGGGGCACCCGCCCGGGCATCTTCTCCTGGAACCTCTACGGCGACGGCCGTCACATCGCGGGCGGGCAGGTGGTCGGGCCGCACCAGCGCCTGAGCTGGCCGCGCACCATCGGCATCGGGATGCAGCACGTCGTCGCCATGTTCGGAGCGACCTTCCTCGTGCCGCTCATCACGGGCCTCCCGCCGGCGACGACGCTGTTCTTCTCGGGCATCGGCACCTTCCTGTTCCTGCTCATCACGCGCGGTCGCGTGCCGAGCTACCTCGGCTCGAGCTTCGCGTTCATCGCGCCGATCGCGGCGGCGAACGAGCAGGGTGGGATGGCGGTGGCGCTCGGCGGCGTCGTGGTGGCGGGCGTGCTGCTCGCCCTCGTCGGGCTGCTGGTCAACTGGATCGGGCACTCCTGGATCGACCGGGTGATGCCGCCGATCCTCACGGGCACGATCGTCATGCTCATCGGCTTCAACCTCGCGCCGGCCGCGTGGAACAACGTGCAGGTCGCGCCCGTGACGGCGATCGTCACGATCCTCGCCGTCATCCTCGCGACGGTCCTGTTCAAGGGCATCCTCGGGCGGCTGTCGATCCTGCTCGGCGTCCTCGTCGGCTACGCCTGCGCGCTCGTCCGGGGCGAGGTCAGCTTCGACCTCGTCCGCGAGGCCGGCTGGGTCGGGCTGCCGCACTTCCAGACGCCGCAGTTCTCCGTGGCCGTGCTCGGGCTGTTCGTCCCCGTCGTCCTCGTCCTCATCGCCGAGAACATCGGCCACCTCAAGTCCGTCGCCGCGATGACCGGCGAGGACCTCGACCCCATGACCGGGCGCGCCCTGTTCGCCGACGGCCTCGCCACGACCCTCGCCGGCGCTGGCGGCGGGTCCGGCACGACGACCTACGCCGAGAACATCGGCGTCATGGCGGCCACGCGCGTCTACTCGACGGCCGCCTACCTCGTCGCGGCGATCACGGCGTTCCTGCTCTCGCTCTCGCCCAAGTTCGGTGCGCTCATCGCGACGATCCCCGGGGGCGTGCTCGGCGGCGCCGGCACCGTGCTCTACGGCATGATCGGCATCCTCGGCGCGCGCATCTGGGTGCAGAACAAGGTCGACTTCGCCGACCCGGTGAACCTCACGACGGCCGCCGTCGCGCTCATCGTCGGCATCGCCAACTTCACCTGGGGCTGGGGTGCGCTCACGTTCGAGGGCATCGCGCTCGGCTCGTTCGGCGCGCTCGCGATCTACCACGCGATGCGGTGGATCGCGCGGTGGCGCGGCACCCACCAGGAGCCGGCGTCGCCCGCCTCGGTCCCCGCGGACGAGGCGGTCTGA
- the pgi gene encoding glucose-6-phosphate isomerase has translation MSAPIDPTTTAAWARLADLEASFAPDLRAWFAADPTRATRYTKQLADLHVDLSKNLLTDELLAALVALAEETRVLDRYRAMLVGEHINTTEDRAVLHTALRRPAGAEPGLVVDGQDVDHDVQEVLARIDAFAERVRDGQWRGLTGKRVTHVVNIGIGGSDLGPVMVYEALQPYATAGIEARFVSNIDPTDLAQKTADLDPETTLFVVASKTFTTLETLTNARLARDWLWAGLAERGALGDADGARAEAVAHHFVAVSTALDKVAAFGIDPTNAFGFWDWVGGRYSVDSAIGLTLAIALGPDVFRELLSGFHAVDDHVATTPLEDNVPVLMGLLNIWYVNFLGAQTHAVLPYAQQLHRFPAYLQQLTMESNGKSVRWDGSPVATGTGEVFWGEPGTNGQHAFYQLIHQGTLLIPADFIAFVNPAYPLEDGGQDVHELFLANFLAQTKALAFGKTSAEVEAEGTTGALVPARTFAGNRPTTSIFAPALTPAALGQLVALYEHITFVQGVVWGINSFDQWGVELGKKLALEIAPALGGDEAALAGQDASTRELVAYYLAHRED, from the coding sequence ATGAGCGCTCCGATCGATCCCACGACCACCGCAGCCTGGGCCCGCCTGGCCGACCTCGAGGCCTCCTTCGCCCCGGACCTGCGCGCCTGGTTCGCCGCCGACCCCACCCGGGCCACCCGCTACACCAAGCAGCTCGCCGACCTCCACGTCGACCTGTCGAAGAACCTCCTGACGGACGAGCTGCTCGCCGCGCTCGTGGCGCTCGCGGAGGAGACCCGGGTGCTCGATCGCTACCGCGCGATGCTCGTCGGCGAGCACATCAACACGACGGAGGACCGCGCCGTGCTGCACACGGCGCTGCGTCGTCCGGCTGGCGCCGAGCCGGGGCTCGTGGTCGACGGGCAGGACGTCGACCACGACGTCCAGGAGGTGCTCGCGCGCATCGACGCCTTCGCCGAGCGGGTCCGCGACGGGCAGTGGCGCGGCCTGACGGGCAAGCGCGTGACGCACGTCGTCAACATCGGGATCGGCGGCTCGGACCTCGGCCCCGTCATGGTCTACGAGGCGCTCCAGCCGTACGCGACGGCCGGCATCGAGGCGCGGTTCGTCTCCAACATCGACCCGACGGACCTCGCGCAGAAGACCGCGGACCTCGATCCCGAGACCACGCTGTTCGTCGTCGCCAGCAAGACGTTCACGACGCTGGAGACGCTGACGAACGCGCGGCTCGCGCGGGACTGGCTGTGGGCCGGGCTGGCGGAGCGCGGCGCGCTCGGCGACGCGGACGGGGCGCGGGCGGAGGCCGTCGCGCACCATTTCGTCGCGGTGTCCACCGCCCTGGACAAGGTCGCAGCGTTCGGCATCGACCCGACCAACGCGTTCGGGTTCTGGGACTGGGTCGGCGGGCGCTACTCGGTCGACTCGGCCATCGGGCTCACGCTCGCGATCGCGCTCGGGCCCGACGTGTTCCGGGAGCTGCTCTCGGGCTTCCACGCGGTCGACGACCACGTCGCGACGACGCCGCTCGAGGACAACGTCCCCGTCCTCATGGGGCTGCTGAACATCTGGTACGTCAACTTCCTCGGCGCGCAGACCCACGCCGTGCTGCCCTACGCGCAGCAGCTCCACCGGTTCCCCGCCTACCTGCAGCAGCTCACCATGGAGTCGAACGGCAAGTCGGTGCGCTGGGACGGCTCGCCGGTCGCGACGGGGACGGGCGAGGTGTTCTGGGGCGAGCCCGGGACGAACGGCCAGCACGCGTTCTACCAGCTCATCCACCAGGGCACGCTGCTCATCCCGGCCGACTTCATCGCCTTCGTGAACCCGGCGTACCCGCTGGAGGACGGGGGGCAGGACGTGCACGAGCTGTTCCTCGCCAACTTCCTCGCGCAGACGAAGGCGCTCGCGTTCGGCAAGACGTCGGCTGAGGTCGAGGCCGAGGGCACGACCGGTGCGCTCGTCCCCGCGCGGACGTTCGCCGGCAACCGGCCGACGACCTCGATCTTCGCCCCCGCGCTCACGCCGGCGGCGCTGGGCCAGCTCGTCGCGCTGTACGAGCACATCACGTTCGTCCAGGGCGTGGTCTGGGGCATCAACTCCTTCGACCAGTGGGGCGTCGAGCTCGGCAAGAAGCTCGCGCTGGAGATCGCGCCCGCGCTCGGCGGCGACGAGGCGGCGCTCGCCGGCCAGGACGCCTCGACGCGCGAGCTCGTCGCGTACTACCTCGCGCACCGGGAGGACTGA